ACGAAGCCCTGCAGCGCCTTACCCACGATCTCCGAACTCGACTGGACGGCGGATCCCTCCAACGCCGAGTTCAGGCTCTTCATCTGCCCCTCGAACGGGGCGGCCGCGGCATGGGTGCGATTCAGGACCCCACGTACTCCCTCGGGGGAGATGTCCCAGGCGCTCACGCTCGTGCTCCCTCGTCGACACTTGATCGGAAAGCCGGGTCACCCGATGGACTGCACCGCCGAGCGGGCCCGGGTGAGGGTGCTGGTCGCCGTGTCGTCGTTCTTCGCCATCGTGGTCTTGACCAGGTCGATGATCGTGCGGACCTCACCGGCGGCCCGGTTCCACCGGTCCTCGACGGTGCGGTACTCGTCCGACACGCCGTCGGCCTGGAAGTCGGCCATGGCGGCCGCGACATCGGCGCTGCGCTGCGAGATCACCGCCTCCAGCCGCGCGACGATGCCGGCGAGATCACCCTGGACCTGCTGCGAGGTGCCCGTGTCGAA
Above is a window of Micromonospora yangpuensis DNA encoding:
- a CDS encoding pore-forming ESAT-6 family protein, which produces MGTDRRSFDTGTSQQVQGDLAGIVARLEAVISQRSADVAAAMADFQADGVSDEYRTVEDRWNRAAGEVRTIIDLVKTTMAKNDDTATSTLTRARSAVQSIG